From Prionailurus bengalensis isolate Pbe53 chromosome F2, Fcat_Pben_1.1_paternal_pri, whole genome shotgun sequence, one genomic window encodes:
- the MOS gene encoding proto-oncogene serine/threonine-protein kinase mos — MPSPLPRRGYLPGEFSPPVDSRPCSSPAELPGRAGKLLVGGTPPRAPRLPRRLAWCSIDWEQVRFLQRLGAGGFGSVYKATYHGVPVAIKQVNRCTKNRLASQRSFWAELNIARLRHDNIVRVVAASTRTPAGFNSLGTIIMEFGGDVTLHQVIYGAPSCPEEDAEPRCCAGEQFNLGKCLKYSLDVVNGLLFLHSQSIVHLDLKPANILISEQDVCKIGDFGCSEKLGDLPCCRAPPYPPGGTYTHRAPELLKGEAVTPKADIYSFAITLWQMSTKEAPYSGERQYVLYAVVAYDLRPSLSAAVFTDSVSGKRLGKIIQCCWRASALQRPSAELLLVDLNSLRAEFG, encoded by the coding sequence ATGCCCTCGCCGCTTCCCCGGCGCGGTTACCTCCCCGGCGAGTTTTCGCCCCCGGTGGACTCGAGGCCCTGCAGCAGCCCTGCTGAGCTGCCAGGTAGGGCAGGGAAGCTCCTCGTGGGTGGCACTCCTCCCAGGGCCCCGCGGCTACCGCGCCGGCTGGCCTGGTGCTCCATTGACTGGGAGCAGGTGCGCTTCCTGCAGAGGCTGGGAGCTGGCGGGTTTGGCTCGGTGTACAAGGCCACCTACCACGGCGTTCCGGTGGCCATAAAGCAAGTGAACAGGTGCACCAAGAACCGACTGGCGTCCCAGCGCAGCTTCTGGGCCGAGCTCAACATCGCCAGGCTTCGCCACGACAACATCGTGCGGGTGGTGGCCGCCAGCACGCGCACGCCCGCAGGCTTTAACAGCCTGGGCACCATAATCATGGAGTTCGGTGGCGATGTCACCTTACACCAAGTCATATACGGTGCCCCCAGCTGCCCTGAGGAGGACGCGGAGCCTCGCTGCTGTGCCGGAGAGCAATTCAATTTGGGAAAGTGTCTGAAGTATTCCCTAGATGTCGTGAACGGCCTGCTTTTCCTTCACTCGCAAAGCATCGTACACTTGGACCTGAAGCCTGCGAACATTCTGATCAGTGAGCAGGACGTCTGCAAAATCGGCGACTTCGGTTGCTCCGAGAAGCTGGGAGATCTGCCGTGCTGCCGCGCTCCCCCTTACCCCCCGGGGGGCACCTACACCCACCGAGCCCCAGAGCTCCTGAAAGGAGAGGCCGTAACGCCCAAAGCTGACATCTATTCCTTTGCCATCACTCTCTGGCAAATGAGTACCAAGGAGGCCCCGTACTCAGGGGAGCGGCAGTACGTGCTCTACGCTGTGGTGGCCTACGATCTTCGCCCGTCTCTGTCAGCAGCTGTCTTCACGGACTCCGTGTCTGGGAAAAGACTGGGGAAGATCATCCAGTGCTGCTGGAGGGCCAGTGCCTTGCAGCGGCCAAGTGCAGAACTCCTCCTGGTCGACCTTAACTCCTTAAGAGCTGAATTTGgctga